The following are encoded together in the Paludisphaera mucosa genome:
- a CDS encoding helix-turn-helix domain-containing protein: MRPIGTPEELERRRRRAVELVKRGESPAEVAYFLGCGRSSVCTRLKAARTASEAVAARPHPGPTPRLSDERVKELEGLLLQRAGAHGWHNDPGAPAGSPS; encoded by the coding sequence ATGAGACCCATAGGCACCCCTGAAGAACTCGAACGCCGTCGTCGTCGGGCCGTGGAACTGGTCAAGCGCGGCGAGTCCCCCGCCGAGGTCGCCTACTTCCTCGGCTGCGGGCGATCTTCGGTCTGCACCCGGCTGAAGGCCGCTCGAACGGCCTCCGAGGCCGTCGCCGCCCGGCCGCATCCCGGCCCGACGCCCCGGCTCTCGGACGAGCGGGTCAAGGAACTCGAAGGGCTCCTGCTCCAGCGGGCCGGGGCTCACGGCTGGCATAACGACCCTGGAGCGCCCGCCGGGTCGCCGAGTTGA
- a CDS encoding DUF58 domain-containing protein: MGNAEKFLKPEVIRQVSRLDLRAKFIIEGFIAGLHASPFQGFSVEFSEHRKYSPGDNISDIDWNVFAKTDRFYTKKFQAETNLTGYLVMDLSASMGYTHRQELTKFEYGISLAAALGYLMIHQQDPVGLVAFDKKVRRSLAPGSRRSQLANILSLLAQLKPEGEADFEASLNQVASMMRHRSLVMIFSDLLADPEPIRRALYRLRFSGHDVIVFHILDEAEAAFPFEGMVLLEDNETGEVLEVDADAIKADYLDEVAGFRAAYKTDCVRARIDYVPLHTGMPFDKALMSYLLSRQARG; this comes from the coding sequence ATGGGTAACGCCGAGAAGTTCCTGAAGCCCGAGGTGATCCGCCAGGTCTCGCGGCTGGACCTGCGCGCCAAGTTCATCATCGAGGGCTTCATCGCCGGGCTCCACGCCAGCCCGTTCCAGGGCTTCTCGGTCGAGTTCTCGGAGCACCGCAAGTACAGCCCGGGCGACAACATCTCGGACATCGACTGGAACGTCTTCGCCAAGACCGACCGCTTCTACACCAAGAAGTTCCAGGCCGAGACCAACCTCACGGGCTACCTGGTGATGGACCTCTCGGCGTCGATGGGCTACACCCACCGCCAGGAGCTGACCAAGTTCGAGTACGGGATCAGCCTGGCCGCGGCGCTCGGCTACCTGATGATCCACCAGCAGGACCCCGTCGGCCTGGTCGCGTTCGACAAGAAGGTCCGCCGCAGCCTCGCGCCGGGGAGCCGGCGGTCGCAGCTCGCGAACATCCTCTCGCTGCTGGCGCAGCTCAAGCCCGAGGGGGAGGCCGACTTCGAGGCCAGCCTGAACCAGGTGGCCTCGATGATGCGGCATCGCAGCCTGGTGATGATCTTCAGCGACCTGCTCGCCGACCCCGAGCCGATCCGCCGGGCCCTGTACCGGCTGCGGTTCTCGGGGCACGACGTCATCGTCTTCCACATCCTCGACGAGGCCGAGGCCGCCTTCCCGTTCGAAGGCATGGTCCTGCTGGAGGACAACGAGACCGGCGAGGTGCTCGAGGTCGACGCCGACGCGATCAAGGCCGACTATCTGGACGAGGTCGCGGGCTTCCGCGCCGCCTACAAGACCGACTGCGTCCGCGCCCGGATCGACTACGTGCCGCTGCACACGGGGATGCCGTTCGACAAGGCCCTGATGTCCTACCTGCTGTCCCGGCAGGCGCGAGGCTGA
- a CDS encoding DUF4159 domain-containing protein, with product MSHRFRFRVVIGALVGLAVGSAMGAAGGVARAAVTHEEVERAIREGVRWLKKQQNLDTGAWKDYVANEARTGLSSLVTLALLTAGEPVDSPAIRASLDNLRKWGPEQLDSTYAVALQTMVYAAADPKRDFQRIVANVTWLERAQIVPSDEVDWPGSWTYNLGKRGRRGDNSNTQYALLGLHAASEAGVQAKPAVWNLARAYWEGAQRGDGGWGYFHKQQDQLSTSSMTAAGISSLVITGLRRYQGSEEIHGEAIQNCGKGTTNINLQRGIAWMANRFQVGQNFPTGQSWRLYFLYGVERAGRLGGVRFFGDHDWYREGAEALVHEQDKLGGYWKGAVNEGDPLIATSFALLFLAKGRAPVLVNKLRHGPRGDWDNDADDVRNIVNLVSQDWKHLLTWQVVDPGSASVQDMLQAPIVFLNGHQAPEFSDLAVHNLRDYVDQGGFIVADACCGRPEFDAGFKKLMKQVFPEEAYQLRPLSDDHPVWRAKHLLAPNAYPLMGIEHGCRTVVIYSQKDLSCFWNQMDRTDRDRKNPAVGLATKVGQNIIDYATGRELPADKLIVREVHDFKADAPKRGSLRIAKLQHGGDWNIAPLAVPNLMEALRKPPLGFDVAVSQKDLAPGDPNLIYYPFLYFHGRAAASFSPEDLDALRKHVDPGGGTIFADAACGSPGFDASFRRFAAELFPNNPLIPIPKDDELFSEKVYFNLKDAQYTKAAGGGKDYPQLEGVKINGHWSIIYSKFDIGCALERHSGLDCKGYVYESALRIAANVVIYSTLP from the coding sequence ATGTCGCACAGGTTCCGGTTCCGGGTCGTGATCGGGGCCCTCGTCGGCCTCGCGGTCGGGTCGGCGATGGGCGCGGCCGGCGGCGTCGCCCGCGCGGCCGTGACCCACGAAGAGGTCGAGCGGGCCATCCGCGAGGGGGTCCGCTGGCTCAAGAAGCAGCAGAACCTCGACACCGGCGCGTGGAAGGACTACGTCGCCAACGAGGCCCGCACGGGCCTCAGCAGCCTGGTCACCCTCGCCCTGCTGACCGCCGGCGAGCCGGTCGACTCGCCGGCGATCCGCGCGTCGCTCGACAACCTCCGCAAGTGGGGCCCCGAGCAGCTCGACTCCACCTACGCCGTCGCCCTCCAGACGATGGTCTACGCCGCGGCCGACCCCAAGCGCGACTTCCAGCGGATCGTCGCCAACGTCACCTGGCTGGAGCGCGCCCAGATCGTGCCCTCCGACGAGGTCGACTGGCCCGGCTCGTGGACCTACAACCTGGGGAAGCGGGGCCGCCGGGGCGACAATTCGAACACCCAGTACGCCCTGCTCGGCCTGCACGCGGCCTCCGAGGCCGGCGTCCAGGCCAAGCCCGCCGTCTGGAACCTGGCGCGGGCCTACTGGGAGGGCGCCCAGCGGGGCGACGGCGGCTGGGGGTACTTCCACAAGCAGCAGGACCAGCTCTCCACGTCGAGCATGACGGCCGCCGGCATCTCCAGCCTGGTCATCACCGGCCTGCGGCGATACCAGGGGTCCGAGGAGATCCACGGCGAGGCCATCCAGAACTGCGGCAAGGGGACCACGAACATCAACCTCCAGCGCGGCATCGCCTGGATGGCCAACCGCTTCCAGGTCGGCCAGAACTTCCCGACCGGCCAGAGCTGGCGGCTTTACTTCCTCTACGGCGTCGAACGCGCCGGGCGGCTCGGCGGCGTCCGGTTCTTCGGCGACCACGACTGGTACCGCGAGGGGGCCGAGGCCCTCGTCCACGAGCAGGACAAGCTCGGCGGCTACTGGAAGGGGGCCGTCAACGAGGGCGACCCGCTGATCGCCACCAGCTTCGCCCTCCTCTTCCTCGCCAAGGGCCGCGCGCCGGTGCTGGTGAACAAGCTCCGCCACGGCCCCCGGGGCGACTGGGACAACGACGCCGACGACGTCCGCAACATCGTCAACCTGGTCTCTCAGGACTGGAAGCACCTTCTAACCTGGCAGGTCGTCGACCCGGGCTCGGCCAGCGTCCAGGACATGCTGCAGGCCCCGATCGTCTTCCTCAACGGCCACCAGGCCCCCGAGTTCTCGGACCTCGCGGTGCACAACCTGCGCGACTACGTCGACCAGGGGGGCTTCATCGTCGCCGACGCCTGCTGCGGCCGCCCCGAGTTCGATGCGGGCTTCAAGAAGCTCATGAAGCAAGTCTTCCCCGAGGAGGCCTACCAGCTCAGGCCCCTCTCCGACGACCACCCCGTCTGGCGGGCCAAGCACCTGCTCGCCCCCAACGCCTACCCGCTGATGGGGATCGAGCACGGCTGCCGGACCGTGGTCATCTACTCGCAGAAAGACCTGTCTTGCTTCTGGAACCAGATGGACCGCACCGACCGCGACCGCAAGAACCCGGCCGTCGGCCTGGCGACCAAGGTCGGCCAGAACATCATCGACTACGCCACCGGCCGCGAGCTGCCCGCCGACAAGCTGATCGTCCGCGAGGTCCACGACTTCAAGGCCGACGCCCCCAAGCGGGGGTCGCTGCGGATCGCCAAGCTCCAGCACGGCGGCGACTGGAACATCGCCCCCCTGGCCGTCCCCAACCTGATGGAAGCCCTGCGCAAGCCGCCGCTGGGCTTCGACGTGGCGGTCTCGCAGAAGGACCTCGCGCCCGGCGACCCCAACCTGATCTACTACCCGTTCCTCTACTTCCACGGCCGCGCCGCGGCCTCGTTCTCGCCCGAGGACCTGGACGCCCTCCGCAAGCACGTCGACCCCGGCGGCGGCACCATCTTCGCCGACGCCGCCTGCGGCAGCCCCGGCTTCGACGCCTCGTTCCGCCGGTTCGCCGCCGAGCTCTTCCCCAACAACCCGCTGATCCCGATCCCCAAGGACGACGAGCTGTTCTCCGAGAAGGTCTACTTCAACCTCAAGGACGCGCAGTACACCAAGGCCGCCGGCGGGGGCAAGGACTACCCCCAGCTCGAAGGGGTCAAGATCAACGGCCACTGGTCGATCATCTATTCCAAGTTCGACATCGGCTGCGCCCTCGAACGCCACTCGGGCCTCGACTGCAAGGGCTACGTCTACGAGAGCGCCCTGCGGATCGCCGCCAACGTGGTCATCTATTCGACCCTGCCCTGA
- the fabG gene encoding 3-oxoacyl-[acyl-carrier-protein] reductase — protein sequence MAEEAGSPKTGCLVDLKGQTALVTGASRGIGRAVAVKLAACGARVVGVARTLEGLQTTLEAIRAAGGEAEGYAADVASAEDVKRVVDDVESKYQKIQVLVNNAGVTKDGLMLRMEDDAWDQVIDVNLKGTFLWCRAVGAVMMRGRYGRIVNISSVSGIRGNPGQANYSASKAGVIGFSQTIARELASRGITVNVVAPGFITTDMTDVLPDKIKAEVKDRIPLKRLGAPEDIAEMVAFFSGPATSYVTGQVVAVDGGMTV from the coding sequence ATGGCCGAAGAAGCGGGCTCGCCGAAGACGGGCTGTCTCGTGGACCTGAAGGGGCAGACGGCCCTGGTGACGGGGGCCTCGCGGGGCATCGGCCGCGCCGTGGCGGTGAAGCTGGCGGCCTGCGGCGCGCGGGTGGTCGGGGTCGCCCGGACGCTCGAAGGGCTGCAAACGACGCTGGAGGCCATCCGGGCCGCCGGGGGCGAGGCCGAGGGCTATGCCGCCGACGTGGCCTCGGCCGAGGACGTCAAGCGGGTCGTCGACGACGTCGAGTCGAAATACCAGAAGATCCAGGTCCTGGTGAACAACGCCGGCGTGACCAAGGACGGCCTCATGCTCCGCATGGAGGACGACGCCTGGGACCAGGTGATCGACGTCAACCTCAAGGGGACGTTCCTGTGGTGCCGCGCCGTCGGCGCGGTGATGATGCGGGGCCGGTACGGCCGGATCGTCAACATCAGCAGCGTGTCGGGCATCCGCGGCAACCCGGGCCAGGCGAACTACTCGGCGAGCAAGGCCGGCGTGATCGGCTTCAGCCAGACCATCGCCCGCGAGCTGGCCTCGCGGGGGATCACCGTCAACGTGGTCGCGCCCGGCTTCATCACCACCGACATGACCGACGTCCTGCCCGACAAGATCAAGGCCGAGGTCAAGGACCGGATCCCGCTCAAGCGGCTGGGAGCCCCCGAGGACATCGCCGAGATGGTCGCGTTCTTCAGCGGGCCGGCGACCAGCTACGTGACGGGCCAGGTCGTGGCGGTCGACGGCGGGATGACCGTCTGA
- a CDS encoding winged helix-turn-helix domain-containing protein, producing the protein MIERRFQVHFHPEHVRKILRRRLKWSSQKPQLKAKQRDEEAIAR; encoded by the coding sequence TTGATCGAGCGGCGTTTCCAGGTCCACTTCCACCCCGAGCACGTCCGCAAGATCCTCCGACGGCGGCTGAAGTGGAGCAGTCAGAAGCCGCAGTTGAAGGCCAAGCAACGCGACGAAGAGGCGATCGCCCGCTGA
- a CDS encoding AAA family ATPase has product MAAELSKVIIGQHDVVELILAAIFTRGHVLLVGVPGLAKTLMVSSIARILDVGFKRIQFTPDLMPSDITGTNVLEEPESGRREFRFVPGPLFSNIILADEINRTPPKTQAALLQAMQEREVTVGQETLKLPDPFFVIATQNPIEQEGTYPLPEAQLDRFMFDVRVGYPSLEEEKKILSGTTKGETPELKKILSAKAIVNLQRLVTSVPASEYTVDYVARLVRATRPADERAPQFIKDLVDYGAGPRAGQNLILAGKAMAAMDGRYSVSLDDVRKVAIPVLRHRLSVNFQAQAEGQTTESLIQRLVAEVREPETPKYERKGA; this is encoded by the coding sequence ATGGCCGCCGAGCTGAGCAAGGTCATCATCGGCCAGCACGACGTCGTCGAGCTGATCCTGGCGGCCATCTTCACCCGCGGGCACGTCCTGCTCGTGGGCGTCCCCGGGCTGGCCAAGACCCTGATGGTCAGCTCGATCGCGCGGATCCTCGACGTCGGCTTCAAGCGCATCCAGTTCACGCCCGACCTGATGCCCTCGGACATCACCGGGACGAACGTTTTGGAGGAGCCCGAGTCGGGCCGTCGCGAGTTCCGGTTCGTCCCCGGCCCCCTGTTCTCGAACATCATCCTCGCCGACGAGATCAACCGGACGCCCCCCAAGACCCAGGCGGCCCTGCTCCAGGCCATGCAGGAGCGCGAGGTGACCGTCGGCCAGGAGACGCTGAAGCTCCCCGACCCGTTCTTCGTCATCGCCACCCAGAACCCGATCGAGCAGGAGGGGACGTATCCGCTCCCCGAGGCCCAGCTCGACCGCTTCATGTTCGACGTCCGGGTGGGCTATCCCTCGCTGGAGGAGGAGAAGAAGATCCTCTCGGGGACGACCAAGGGGGAGACGCCCGAGCTGAAGAAGATCCTCTCGGCCAAGGCGATCGTGAACCTCCAGCGGCTCGTGACCTCGGTGCCGGCGTCGGAGTACACCGTCGACTACGTCGCGCGGCTGGTCCGGGCCACCCGGCCGGCCGACGAGCGCGCGCCCCAGTTCATCAAGGACCTGGTCGACTACGGCGCGGGCCCCCGCGCCGGCCAGAACCTGATCCTGGCCGGCAAGGCGATGGCGGCGATGGACGGCCGCTACAGCGTCTCGCTCGACGACGTCCGCAAGGTCGCGATCCCGGTCCTCCGCCACCGCCTCAGCGTGAATTTCCAGGCCCAGGCCGAGGGCCAGACCACCGAGTCGCTCATCCAGCGCCTGGTCGCCGAGGTCCGCGAGCCCGAGACGCCGAAATACGAGCGAAAAGGCGCGTGA
- a CDS encoding transposase, whose translation MTISPMRSRPNLYFRLFSDEANARAEDVVSFLAQLRAEIRGPMTILWDRSRIHGRSRLVKAYLSKHPEIVAEDFPGYAPEANPDEGVWGWTRYHRLPNYAPDGTRGLRCRLAAEFAGLRRRPDLLASFIRHAEIPPRL comes from the coding sequence GTGACCATCAGCCCCATGCGGAGCCGGCCCAACCTCTACTTCCGGCTGTTCTCCGACGAGGCCAACGCCCGCGCCGAAGACGTCGTCTCGTTCCTGGCCCAACTTCGCGCCGAGATCCGCGGGCCGATGACCATCCTGTGGGATCGGAGCCGGATCCACGGCCGCTCGCGTCTCGTGAAGGCCTACCTGTCGAAGCATCCGGAGATCGTCGCTGAAGACTTCCCCGGCTACGCCCCCGAAGCCAACCCCGACGAAGGCGTCTGGGGCTGGACCAGATACCATCGCCTGCCGAACTACGCCCCCGACGGGACGAGGGGACTCCGATGCCGTCTGGCGGCGGAATTCGCGGGCCTGCGTCGCCGGCCCGATCTCCTGGCCTCGTTCATCCGCCACGCCGAGATCCCGCCACGCTTGTGA
- a CDS encoding IS5 family transposase, translating into MRGRPPADDRLDGRAGPSARRRGRAEKGGGEAQALGRSRGGFTTKVIAVACDEDGVVALDVAEGQRNDAPLAKGVLIEARDAVGEVAEVLGDKGFDSDAVRDVVLDDLDALPVIPNRSNRKEPWPWDDEMREVYKQRNRVERAFAKAKQFRRFATRYEKLKDVYLGVARLVFGFIHVRRLAQSVNTP; encoded by the coding sequence GTGCGAGGACGCCCGCCGGCTGATGATCGACTCGACGGTCGTGCGGGCCCATCAGCACGCCGCCGGGGCCGGGCGGAAAAAGGGGGCGGCGAAGCGCAGGCCCTCGGGCGGTCGCGCGGCGGCTTCACGACGAAGGTGATCGCCGTCGCCTGCGACGAGGACGGCGTCGTCGCCCTGGACGTGGCCGAGGGCCAGAGGAACGACGCCCCTTTGGCGAAAGGCGTGCTGATCGAGGCCCGCGACGCGGTCGGCGAGGTCGCCGAGGTGCTCGGCGACAAGGGGTTCGATTCCGACGCCGTCCGCGACGTCGTCCTGGACGACCTCGACGCCCTGCCGGTGATCCCGAACCGGAGCAACCGGAAGGAGCCCTGGCCGTGGGACGACGAGATGCGGGAGGTCTACAAGCAGCGGAACCGCGTCGAACGCGCGTTCGCGAAAGCGAAGCAGTTCCGCCGCTTCGCCACGAGATATGAGAAGCTGAAGGACGTCTACCTCGGCGTGGCCCGCCTCGTCTTCGGCTTCATCCACGTCCGGAGGCTCGCTCAATCCGTCAACACGCCGTAG